ATTGTCGGATGAGTCAATTCTACAaacatttgatttggtttccCACTATTTTTACAAACATTTCCATTCTTTTGAAACACTAGCCTGTTTTGTGTAGTGAAGATTTGGGCCTGGCTTTtatttttggagaaaaaaaatgtaattaaaaacaaattattatcaACATGTGGGTCTTTTGAACTTTACTTTTAAGTTAAGAGACAAATTTTTACTATTGAAATTACACAAACGTGATATCCAATTTAGACTTGCATTTTCTCTACAATACCAACAATAGATTTATCTATAAAAGATTTTAATCTCTTAAATAAGTGGtcgatcttttttttttataacataaatAAGTGGTCATTAGTTCAATTCAATTGAATATGTTAAATTTGACTTGAGAATTACTTGATTTAAGTATGATATATCTTAGGATTTAGGTTGAACACAACTCAATTCtacaaaatcgacttgtaaAATAATGCGAGATTCTTAACATCCCTTGCATGTAATATTATTGGATTTGGTATAAATGGTAGATTACCTGATAACAAAAATCTGATAGAAAGTTGTCCAACGATTATGGAGAAGCTCTGATATATTATTATCTTAAACTCTTAACTTGAGCCTAATTCAACCtacaaaattgacttataaCTTTATAAGATAACAATTGTCTCTACTTCCCTGATAATAGGTGGTCTAACATCAATAAATCTTAAAAGATACTCAAATactatcttaaaattttaaaaactactATTAATTAACTTCAGCAATTTGTCGCCATAACTTTACTACTGATTCCTAGCTAACATGCACAAATTACACGTTATATATCCAGTGATGAGCAAGATGAGTCAATATTACTATGATGACTTGCGAGACGTTCTAATATTGACTTGGAAAGAACACAACGCATGCAGACAAAAGGAGAAGAATAAGCAtgtgcagaaaaaaaaaatgaaaattcaaaTAAGAAGAAAGTAATTTACTGGTAAATAAGTTAaatacaagaaaagaaaagaaaaagaaacagaaacAGAAAGCAGCTGAGCTTCATCTACTTAATACACATGAGTACTACAAAGCTACAAGCTGATTCCTGAAAATATGTGCTGAGAGTAATTATAactaaatattaatatttaactaATACCAACAAAATCTTTGTTCAGGAGAACCCCGGGGATATATGCAAATCCCTCTTGTCATATTCCCCATtccctttttctttctttctttatttttcagaaatttatttttgtcttattctattttggaattttttacCATTGTGTTTGTGTCTCATTGTAACGCCAAATCCTTAGCTTCCACAAACGTGCCATGAAAACCATATGGCACTCTAGAAGGTAACTTAACGGTTGCTTCCACTTTCATGTTCACGGCGTTTACTATCTCTAATTCTGATTTACACCTCCTCTCATCATGCACTAACGCCATAATGTACCCCTCATCCTcctcttcattttcattttcattttcacaccCCCCTGATGGTAAAAAAAACGGTTCTCCACCATACTTTCCATCTCCATACTTATGAATCTTCACCTCCCCACTTACAAGATCAACCTTAGCGAACCCGGATACTTTGGGCCACGGTTCAGCTACTGCCAAATAAGCGAACCGGGTTTTTCTACCGAGCCGGTTCCGGTTCACCATCCCAGCTTCTAAATTCAAATTCTGAACGATGGTTCGGCGAGTTGATTCCCCTGTTTTTAGATTCAACCTTATCTCTGATAAAacacttttcaaattttcatcgcTTTCGTTGAAGATTGAATCCGGTGGCGTCATGCACGAACCAATAACAACAACTTCATCATTTTCTGGTTCTTCCCATGCGTTCCATAAATGGAAACAAAACGTGTCTGGTGATTCAACCCAAATGATGCTAGAAGCGTCTTTTGCATACTTTGGAAGCACTCCAAATCTCGATTTCTTTGCTCCGTCGAATATCACCGGAGAACCACCTCTGATCATTTCTTCAAGCTTGAACACAACTTGATGATCTGGGATTACTACGAAATTCTCAGTGATCGCGAAATCATGCGTCATTGTTGGTACTGGAAGACGAATTTCAACGTCCCGTGATTTTACTCCGTCGGGTGTGAAACGGAAGTATTTGATATAAGGTCTAGCTACGTCGTAGCTCAATGCAAAGAGTTCACCGGAGACAGGGTCGATTTTCGGGTGTGCGATCATTGTGGAATGAAGCTGATCAAGGAAGCTATAACGGCCAATAGTTTGAAGATCACCGGAGGGAGTGATTTTCAGTTCATAAGGAAGATCATCTTCCGACATAGCAAGGAGTTTCCCGTTGAAGAAGACAAGGCCGGCGTTAGCAACACCGGAGCCATTCCGGTGATCAACTATACCGCAAAGACTTCTAGCGTAAAAGAGAAGAAGCCTTGCGATGCCTGAATGGCCATGGAGTTCTCCAATGGCCTTCGGAAACACAGCTCGGCCTAATTCTCGCTCTTGGACTAGTCTCTCTGTTTCAGTGAAACGGCATGCATAACTTGCAACACCGTCATTGATGGTAACGGCATGAACCATGCCGTCACCATCGAAAAGATGGTGACCAGAAACTGGCTCGAACATTGGGTTCGCGCCGTTACGGACATAAACGCCGTTTACACAATCTGGAATTGTGCCGGTGATAGGAAGAGAGTGAACTACGGGTTGTTCTGGCACTGGAGCGAAGTTTCCGGCGATTTGAATTCTTGGGTCCGAGGTTTTTGGAAGTGGTTGTTGTAACTCGCGTGAAAGTAACGCGCTTTCAAACATGTTTAATGCCATTGCTGCTGCTTTTTGTATTGGGTTCCACTGTGTGTCTTTTTTGGGTTTGTTTGGGACATTTTCTTTGGTAATTAAGGGCTGTTTGTAGGGTTGTTTTGGGAAATCAAATACTGAAGGAGAGTGGAGAGCACATTCAACTACTTTTCTATTGGGCTTCTTCTTCAACTTTAGGGTGGACTTTTTGTTGTATAAGCCCAAATCAAGAAAAGATGAAGAGGAGAGTGAGTTTGAGAATTGATGAGGTTTATTATTACTAGTAACCCATGTGCTAGAGTTGAGTGCTAGTGAAGAAGGTGCCATGATCATGGATGATTTCTTAAAgagaataattaattataaagaaatgaaatgatcatggagaaagaaagaaagaaagaaagaaagaaaatgagattGAAAGTGAAGAGAGAATTTGGGAGGGGAAACATGGAAGGGGCAATTGGGTATAAATAGAGTGGGGGAAGTGAAAGATTAAGATAGAGAGAAgtgtctaatttattttttttgtgataaaaagtgtctatttctttttaattttgtattatattattatttattttcttttataatatatgtgGGGACTGCCAAGTTAATAAAAAAGAGAAGTGtctgttttttatttgtaaataataataatgataatgattttCAGGAGGGGAGTGTGTGTGTtttgatgattattattattattattattattatatggaGGTCCACCTCATATGATATATGTAAGGGAAGACCACGTGGTGGATTCGACTGTGGCTTGTAAAATGTACGTGGGTGTGGGGCATGAGGCATTTGGTTTCGGTTTAGAATTGCTAGTAGACAGTAGTAGCCGATTGTGACAACCGAAACCTCTTATGTTTGGAAGAAACAAGAGCTCGGATTAAGCTAGTCCCTATGATCTCGGTGGACGGTGGTACTTATCTGTGTTATGTTTGGTGATATGGAGTTACTAGAATCGATGGCCGGCATTGAGCAATGAACCGTCAAGTTTAGTGGTGGAGGTACCTGCACTAACACTTTAAAACTTAAGTCAGTATTCAAACGTGAAATAAGAGGTTTTAAGTTAGGGACAGTCGTCTCCCGACATCAAGTTAGAGATAGTCGTGTCACAGTTGATATTGAGTGACTAGAATCGGTGGTTGGCGTTGAGCAACGAACCATCAAGTTTAGTGGTGGAGGTAGGTACCTGTCACCAACACTCTGAAACTTAAGTCAGCATTTAAACGTAAAGTGAGAGGTTTTAAGTTACAGATAGTTATATCTAAGACGAGTATTTATAGTCTTGACATGAAGTTAGGGATAGTTATCTATGAACAACTAGTATTATAGCTTATGTTTGATATCATGGTTGATGTACCAGAATCACGCTGACGTATTTCAATTTTGTATAAGTTACACtatgtaatttttaaaaatttcggtGAATTACCGTAAATCTGTCATACCTAACGGGATACCAATCATACACTTAGTATATTATGTGTTTGAACATAATGGATCCGATTTTTCTAAAGTGAACGattcacttaaaaaaataaatactatagaTACACGACACAAAATGGGTTGTTATAGTAAAGGGATTGGATTTAACGCAATTACTGTGTGGACACACTAACTGCTATTAGGTGTCCGATCAAAATTAAATGGTTAAGACTAAATATTGTGGTTAATTGTCAAATCAACACTAAATAAATTTGAACCGTTTGATGAAAAATCTACTACCAACATAAACTATAGTAGCCGACACTAATAACATAAGGtttattttgttgataataCAATTCATATTCTTCCACCGCATGGATTCAAGTGTCATTATGGTGTGAGATATTTGTGATGATCATGGTGTGAGATATTTGTTTAAAATGGTTCTTGAATTTGTCggtatttcaaaatatttttattgtagaGACATAAGCTTGTACGTATCCAAATTATCTCTCCATccaattgattttaattttcaagAAGTGAATAACGCAATTGAAACATGTGTTATTTATGTAGTCTTTAATTGAGATGCCACAACATTTTAGTTTGAACCGAGCTTATAAGATTCTAATAGTGGAACAATCGGTAAATGTAATTCTTCATATGTGTGTGTATAGATACCTCAATGCAAGGATATATAGGTATAAGATTGTAATCTGATCTTACCGGATCAGAAGTGCGACTGCGCCGGTGTTGGTGTTGATAAGGCTCCTGTTGAAACggagggggttgtgtacctgcaggcactccgacgctcaagtcagtgagATGAAGTGAAGGTTTTCTGTGCTTAAAATAATACGTACCTTACAAATGACAAGGAGTTgcgtatatatagcccccaacgctgggccaagacccttgatggcattaatggccatcaagtggctgccggaaaacggcttggaggccttgatgtgcagtaaatgctcatcattccggtttacggccgttatgATACGtgagagtatcagaccgttaGTGAGTCGAGCAAGACTCGCGGGCTCTTCGAGATAGGCTAGCTCGGGACATTATTGTTCGACATCCTCCGGTGCTCGAGCATCTATGCTCGGCCCGGAACATAATCCTACATGAAAGTTTctgtcaattttaatttttacataTATACTGATTATTGTCCAACTTTCTACCCTCTAAAAATAAATCACACCTAATAAACTATTCTAATTTGAGCTAGTAAAAAACTTACAATAGTGAAATGCATAGTACTTTCTTAGCTTTGGTTCTTGTCAAGAGGAAAGAACAACTATTGTCTCTACAATAAATTCATTGTGCCCCCTTGAAATATTTTGAGGAAGTGGTCTATTCTTTTTGGTAAGATTAGTAACTATGGTTGTTTTGTTTAGccattgtatttatatttctatagtGATAGTTGAGTGGTaataacttacaattttaaccATACTTAGTTAGAATCTCATCAGAAATAGTTGTAAAATAATTATCgctttaaataataaaaattccgttggtcgaaaaaaaaaaaaaagttcctaTAATTTGTGTGGAGTATCCTTTATATTCctctatattatttatattggattttaTCTTTGTTacttgaaaaaacaaaaacattccACATGTTGTTGCTGCTTGGCCCATGTGTTCTGTTATATATGCCTTCAAAAGACTATTGGGGCTCTGCACAATTTGCACCTGGTTCTGTTGTTTCTATAATACTTTATAGAGACCTGAGTCCAAGACCTTTAACTCCTTAACTCATTTTATTCGGGATCAggcaataatatttttacaatattaattaaaattgtattAAAGAAACTCTATTTGTCCACAATATGATTATTTCTTAATCATACAGCAAACAACTTActattcgtttttttttttttgaaacaacttACTTTTCGTTTTATTTTCTACATATTAGCCATTATTTCTAAATATTATGGAAACCATCATTTATAGCCATTGTGATGAGTGGTGGATTCGCGCCTCTTCCTACCTCATAAATTGGAAATTTATATGGATAATTTCTTTTGTCTTGGAATTATCCCTTCTCTAGAATGGGTGACAAATTGTGGCTATGATGGCCGGGAAATTATTACAATGAACTAAGAGCAACTATACATAAAATACAAGTTCTTttatttcgtaaaaaaaaaaatctatatttttatctATTCCGTGATTACTAACTCACACTTGATACATCACTATAAATGATATTTCTAATATGGACCTTTTGGAAAATGGTTTAAAAGTGgatgtgcaatttttttttctattaaaatttaattttattgcaAGCCCATGAAAACACAAATGAAATATGTTGTAGCAAGTGGCTTTATGAAGTCCACTTGACTTCTCAGCAActtctttttctgttttaatGCGTTTACTTGGCTTTTAATATTGTATTATGAGCTTCTTTGTTATGCATTAAAATTAGAAAAGGTATTTTTCTTGATAAGACTGAAGAGGAAAGGAAGATGACATGTTTGATATAAGTTTTTTGGCTCTAACTTATCGCACAGAATTTGCTTTTAAGATGAAAGTGTccatttgttcaaaaaaagaaaaaagaaggatGAAACAgactatttttaataattgttttCAAGATATTTGGTGGAAACTATTGAGAGTTGCCTTGAAGATGGTTATGTTGGGGAGTTCAGAGGAACCCAGAAGAAACAATGAGGTAAATACTTCAGGATCATAAGAGAAGAAGACGccacatctccacccaaaaatcttaaggcattaggttaatgAGTCATCTTTCTTATAATCCAAAATTCTTCTCATTcatagtcgatgtgagacttaatcaCTCATACTTGAAACCCAACATGTTACTTATCAAAGAAGATTTTAGTGAATTTAAGAGATTTGAGCCctttttcatcaacaaatgtTAGTATTATGTATATCAAGAAAAAATGTATTAATGTCCTTGTGAGTTTGGTTTAGTTGGCAAGgacataatattatatatacaggGACTGACGCAAATCTCTTCTGGCTAAACCAATGTCATTGGTTCGATCATTGGCTTGGACATGCAACATCTAACGTACGTTAAAACTTTTATAGGGTGCCGTCAATTTAGAGTCCACAAAACTTAAggaattagtctctgcagttgcgcatAGAGAATACATAATTTTATTAGTCAATTTCGAGTTTGCTTGTCAAATTAtccatataataaaaaatatatataatttataaagacAAGgacaagaatgaaaataacaaagtaaTAGGCAAATAGTATTACATTAAATTGTTGAATCGACCCTAGGTCCCCCACAATTGGTCGTGCATAAATGTATGAAGAAGCTATAGGAGAATTGAAGAGCATAAATTGAAAGATAGAAAAAGACAGCATTAAAGCCACATAGAGGATTAGGCGGGTAATTGGTTCCTATTTTGTAGTTATGTGGGCACGTACCTGTTGAGGATTATGGATCTGAATGTGATCCAAAGACAATGCCATGGTGGTAGCCATTTTTTGATAGACACAAGACATGATGCAAGTGTGTGATAGCAAAGAAAAGATTGATAGGTATTGCTTATCACTAATATCAACCAGCATTCACCATTGTGATCTGTTTATTATAGTTTAGATTGAAAAAACAAACCAATATTGTCTTGTGCACATGGAGAGAACGGCTCCTACTTTTTGGTAACAATATGCtataatataatatcatataCTACCTTCTCTTTTATGAGAGAAAATGATTCTCTTATTCATTGATTTGGAATAtcactttttaattttgtctttatACATTATTGAGCGATATATAAACTATAAAGTTTTTAACGATTTTCATATTTCAATTGCATTAGATTCATGATGTTTACCTATTGGAAAATTCTTTTctgttttccttttttatttttatatcttttaCAAGTGTGGGATTGTTGTGTTTTATGTCTTTTAATTTTaagggggtgtttgtttcatggattataaatttattctcAGGAATGTGACTTTGAGAATCTTTAAttcctatgtttgtttcaagttttaaaaaattatgcctaGGAATTTTTTATTCCTTAGAATATAAATTACACATGACTTTCCCACTTTTCATTCCCATGTTAAATGGTGGGAATCTTATATTCCCATGGGAATAAGATGTAACCACACATAACTCCCCACTCTCCCattatttttaactcatttatttttttattttaatattttaaaatgttaattgaatttattttaaaaatgttccaaggaactttatttatttaccaaacaCATTGATAGGAATAATACTCCCAGCAATAATGTTCCAAGGAATAATATTCCtaggattataattttaatccccgaaacaaacacaccctaagtCCACAGAGCATATGATTTTGTGagcttttttactttttaagcCTTCACATGTTAATGTGTGATATGAGCTTTCTTACAAATTTAGAAGCCATATATCTCAATAGCATTCACCACCCCATTGAACTAAGCTAGAAAAATAGTAGTAATGTGTAGATTGACTCCAAAACCACctataaaattaacattttatcaGGACAGTTTGGatgtgttttaattttataatttatagatTATAAACGGACATTCAAATGGGCAATTATATTAGATATGAATGACACATACCATGACataaaattattgtatttttccacaatcaaatcaaatagAGACCAAACACTGGGGACTAGTACCATATAATAGAGCTAAAAATAGAGTCGGGCAGAATTTAACATGtgatataacatataaattattcTAACAAAAATTTTAAGTTCTATCTTAAACTAACTTTTAACaatatcaattttgttttaaacTAACCtttaaagatataaaaaattttGACCAGAACCTGAGCAACTGTCCAGACTTGTTGGTCCTTGGCTCCGCACATAGTGCCATACCatataaaatggtcccttaactTTCTTTCCACTGTAACATAGCTCCCTGTCATGTAATTGCTTTCCAAAATAATATAGTTCGGTTCTTATTGTAATTGAAAGGGTGTGGAGTAAGTATacttgtaacattttttttaatcatgttttatatatgaatttttgttattgtttagcAATGACTATTTATTGAAGAATATGTTAGACACTATACTCCAACTGAATTATCTCTATTTGCAAGAGTTGTGAATCAACCACATGTTCACTTATTTAAAATACTCAAATCTCTTATCATTTgtatcaatttat
This portion of the Trifolium pratense cultivar HEN17-A07 linkage group LG3, ARS_RC_1.1, whole genome shotgun sequence genome encodes:
- the LOC123914344 gene encoding 9-cis-epoxycarotenoid dioxygenase NCED2, chloroplastic-like; this encodes MIMAPSSLALNSSTWVTSNNKPHQFSNSLSSSSFLDLGLYNKKSTLKLKKKPNRKVVECALHSPSVFDFPKQPYKQPLITKENVPNKPKKDTQWNPIQKAAAMALNMFESALLSRELQQPLPKTSDPRIQIAGNFAPVPEQPVVHSLPITGTIPDCVNGVYVRNGANPMFEPVSGHHLFDGDGMVHAVTINDGVASYACRFTETERLVQERELGRAVFPKAIGELHGHSGIARLLLFYARSLCGIVDHRNGSGVANAGLVFFNGKLLAMSEDDLPYELKITPSGDLQTIGRYSFLDQLHSTMIAHPKIDPVSGELFALSYDVARPYIKYFRFTPDGVKSRDVEIRLPVPTMTHDFAITENFVVIPDHQVVFKLEEMIRGGSPVIFDGAKKSRFGVLPKYAKDASSIIWVESPDTFCFHLWNAWEEPENDEVVVIGSCMTPPDSIFNESDENLKSVLSEIRLNLKTGESTRRTIVQNLNLEAGMVNRNRLGRKTRFAYLAVAEPWPKVSGFAKVDLVSGEVKIHKYGDGKYGGEPFFLPSGGCENENENEEEDEGYIMALVHDERRCKSELEIVNAVNMKVEATVKLPSRVPYGFHGTFVEAKDLALQ